A single region of the Triticum dicoccoides isolate Atlit2015 ecotype Zavitan chromosome 2B, WEW_v2.0, whole genome shotgun sequence genome encodes:
- the LOC119368512 gene encoding indole-3-acetic acid-induced protein ARG7-like: protein MAKCSKIHNIVLLRQTLRRWRSRAAARAAADDRAVSVPAGHVAVCVGSASRRFVVRTAHLNHPVFRELLRQAEEEYGFPSGASGPIALPCDEDRFRAVLRRVSAEERRGVPAVSSSDVAARPLLPRVAAEELVW from the coding sequence ATGGCGAAATGCAGCAAGATCCACAACATCGTCTTGCTCCGACAGACCCTGCGCCGGTGGCGGTCCCGTGCCGCGGCGCGCGCCGCTGCGGATGACCGCGCGGTGTCGGTACCAGCGGGGCACGTGGCGGTGTGCGTGGGCAGCGCGTCGCGGCGGTTCGTGGTGCGCACGGCGCACCTGAACCACCCCGTGTTCCGGGAGCTACTCCGGCAGGCGGAGGAAGAGTACGGGTTCCCATCCGGCGCTTCCGGCCCCATCGCGCTCCCCTGCGACGAGGACCGCTTCCGGGCCGTCCTCCGCCGCGTGTCCGCCGAGGAGCGCCGCGGCGTGCCGGCCGTCAGCAGCAGCGACGTCGCGGCGCGGCCGTTGCTGCCGAGGGTGGCAGCGGAGGAGCTCGTGTGGTGA